A window of the Microvirga terrae genome harbors these coding sequences:
- a CDS encoding alpha/beta hydrolase: MLFPFSRLALVCLAGLALSGCLGEDSALTSPVSSQVGLARDPKLLVATTRLPVGDPPKKPWFSSERSADLVFAEARLKPPSDSFIGSSGWSIAKVENVDHSNAAQAFAQAAFGHNLLLYIHGYRESFETAATSTIDLSEGIKFAGVTGLFTWPSAASTFSYVADRESAMWSRDALEDLLTAIAKTPSGGRIHIVAHSMGTLLTLETLRMLRASGGENAMDRIGAVVLAAPDIDIDLFARGLERLGPDAKKITVISSTNDRALAVSSRLAGGIIRAGAADRERLESLGVRVADASEFGGGIVNHDLFLTNKDVQQVIKRAIERS, translated from the coding sequence ATGCTCTTTCCCTTTTCGCGCCTTGCTCTCGTCTGCCTTGCCGGCCTTGCCCTGTCCGGATGCCTCGGAGAGGACTCGGCCCTCACCAGCCCGGTCTCGTCGCAGGTCGGTCTCGCCCGGGATCCGAAACTCCTCGTGGCGACCACGCGGCTGCCGGTGGGCGATCCGCCGAAGAAGCCCTGGTTCAGCAGCGAGCGCTCGGCGGACCTCGTCTTCGCGGAAGCGCGCCTGAAGCCGCCGTCGGATTCCTTCATCGGGAGCAGCGGCTGGAGCATCGCGAAGGTCGAGAACGTCGATCACAGCAATGCCGCTCAGGCCTTCGCCCAGGCGGCCTTCGGGCACAACCTGCTGCTCTACATTCACGGCTATCGCGAGAGCTTCGAGACGGCCGCGACGTCGACCATCGACCTGTCTGAGGGCATCAAGTTCGCCGGGGTCACGGGCCTGTTCACCTGGCCGTCCGCAGCCTCGACCTTCAGCTATGTGGCCGATCGCGAAAGCGCCATGTGGTCCCGCGACGCCCTCGAGGATCTGCTGACCGCCATCGCCAAGACCCCGAGCGGCGGGCGGATCCACATCGTGGCCCACAGCATGGGCACCCTGCTCACCCTCGAGACCCTGCGGATGCTGCGCGCCTCAGGCGGCGAGAACGCCATGGACCGCATTGGCGCCGTGGTGCTGGCAGCCCCCGACATCGACATCGACCTCTTCGCCCGCGGCCTCGAGCGTCTCGGTCCCGACGCGAAGAAGATCACCGTCATCAGCTCCACCAACGACCGGGCGCTCGCCGTTTCGAGCCGTCTTGCAGGCGGCATCATCCGGGCTGGCGCGGCCGATCGCGAGCGGCTCGAATCCCTCGGCGTGCGCGTGGCCGACGCCTCGGAGTTCGGCGGCGGCATCGTCAACCACGACCTGTTCCTGACGAACAAGGACGTGCAGCAGGTGATCAAGCGGGCGATCGAGCGGTCGTAG
- a CDS encoding DUF3750 domain-containing protein translates to MLAFLSRVLLVIVGLFVLPLGAHALWWAMRDDVAPSWRAADWSSAKLLPAASEAPQAIVAVYAARVGRWRGIFAHHTWVVVKEAGARTYTRYDKVGWGSPVRTNGWAPDGRWFGNAPHPVVLIEGEAAERLIPQVRQAVASYPYQTFGAYNAWPGPNSNTFVAHVMRSVPELGAALPPTALGKDWQPWRDMVGLTPSRTGIQISLGGYAGLALGWVEGIEIDFMGLVAGIDLRRPAVKIPAWGRIGMDPITW, encoded by the coding sequence ATGCTTGCCTTCCTGTCCCGTGTCCTCCTCGTCATTGTCGGCCTGTTTGTCCTGCCTCTCGGGGCTCATGCGCTCTGGTGGGCGATGCGCGACGACGTGGCGCCGAGCTGGCGCGCGGCGGATTGGTCGAGCGCGAAGCTGCTGCCGGCCGCATCCGAAGCGCCTCAGGCCATTGTGGCCGTCTATGCGGCGCGGGTCGGCCGCTGGCGCGGCATCTTCGCCCACCACACCTGGGTGGTCGTGAAGGAGGCCGGCGCACGCACCTATACCCGCTACGACAAGGTCGGCTGGGGCAGCCCGGTCCGCACCAACGGCTGGGCGCCGGACGGCCGCTGGTTCGGCAACGCGCCGCATCCGGTCGTCCTGATCGAGGGAGAGGCGGCGGAACGGCTGATCCCGCAGGTGCGCCAGGCGGTGGCGAGCTATCCCTACCAGACCTTCGGCGCCTACAACGCTTGGCCGGGTCCGAACTCGAACACCTTCGTGGCCCATGTGATGCGGTCTGTCCCGGAACTCGGCGCGGCGCTCCCGCCGACGGCCCTCGGCAAGGACTGGCAGCCGTGGCGGGACATGGTCGGCCTGACGCCAAGCCGCACAGGCATCCAGATCTCGCTCGGCGGCTATGCGGGCCTCGCGCTCGGCTGGGTTGAGGGCATCGAGATCGATTTCATGGGGCTCGTCGCCGGCATCGACCTGCGCCGCCCCGCCGTCAAGATTCCCGCCTGGGGACGAATCGGCATGGACCCGATCACCTGGTGA
- the meaB gene encoding methylmalonyl Co-A mutase-associated GTPase MeaB has translation MTGGSQRKTEITAEAVAGGDRAALARAITLMESRRQDHREAARALLQTLMPRTGRAVRIGITGVPGVGKSTTIDTLGAMLTERGHKVAVLAVDPSSTRTGGAILGDKTRMARLAADPNAFIRPSPSSGTLGGVAAKTRETMLLCEAAGFDVILVETVGVGQSETAVADLTDFFLVLMLPGAGDELQGIKKGILELADLIAVNKADDAGAKAKAAAAEYKAALHILAPASATWTPPVLTISGLTGQGLDEVWDKVKDHRARLEATGELAAKRRAQDTKWMWALVHERLYERLHHDPALRRRVPELERAIADGTLSPTAGAIEIATLLGL, from the coding sequence ATGACCGGGGGCTCGCAGCGAAAGACGGAGATTACGGCCGAAGCCGTGGCAGGGGGCGACCGCGCTGCGCTCGCGCGCGCCATCACCCTGATGGAATCGCGCCGCCAGGATCATCGCGAGGCGGCCCGCGCGCTCCTGCAGACGCTGATGCCCCGCACCGGCCGGGCGGTGCGCATCGGAATCACCGGAGTGCCTGGCGTCGGCAAGTCCACCACCATCGATACCTTGGGGGCGATGCTCACAGAACGAGGGCACAAGGTTGCCGTTCTGGCGGTGGACCCCTCCTCCACCCGCACGGGCGGCGCGATCCTCGGCGACAAGACCCGCATGGCCCGGCTCGCGGCCGATCCCAACGCCTTCATCCGCCCCTCGCCGTCCTCCGGCACCCTGGGCGGCGTCGCGGCCAAGACCAGGGAGACCATGCTGCTCTGCGAGGCGGCCGGCTTCGACGTGATCCTGGTCGAGACGGTGGGGGTCGGACAATCCGAAACAGCGGTCGCGGACCTGACCGATTTCTTCCTCGTGCTCATGCTGCCCGGCGCGGGCGACGAACTTCAGGGGATCAAGAAAGGCATCCTGGAGCTCGCCGACCTGATCGCCGTCAACAAGGCGGACGACGCGGGCGCGAAGGCCAAGGCGGCCGCCGCCGAGTACAAGGCCGCGCTGCACATCCTGGCGCCGGCCTCCGCCACCTGGACGCCGCCCGTGCTCACGATCTCGGGACTGACAGGCCAAGGGCTCGACGAGGTCTGGGACAAGGTGAAGGACCATCGCGCACGCCTGGAGGCCACGGGGGAGCTCGCCGCCAAACGCCGGGCACAAGACACGAAATGGATGTGGGCCCTCGTCCATGAGCGCCTGTACGAGCGCCTGCACCACGATCCCGCTCTGCGCCGGCGCGTGCCGGAGCTCGAACGGGCCATCGCGGACGGCACCCTGTCGCCGACCGCTGGGGCGATCGAGATCGCGACGCTGCTGGGACTCTAG
- a CDS encoding DUF4239 domain-containing protein, whose translation MIDRLHQLPIFMGAVIVCLFFLVPTLIGSVLLQPAVGRLLRDERDPNTIVGLLLNAFTLYYGVLLALLSIAVFDNYGKAEDAVGREASSVIALYRTFSGYPEPLRTALSDNLRQYVDEETGPGWSFQRSNQASTRGTLLVDQLSRQLMAFRPNRDAGEDLIHQAALRIFEDFIEQRRLRIQAAGTSVPKVIWSVVLAGAALNVFILWLFDLKRTTHFLLGGVLMIFVGLVVYMVGVLDRPFHGAHGLKPDDLLHARQQMNPRP comes from the coding sequence GTGATCGATCGGCTGCATCAGCTGCCCATTTTCATGGGCGCCGTCATCGTGTGCCTTTTCTTCCTGGTGCCGACCCTGATCGGTTCGGTGCTGCTGCAGCCTGCGGTCGGACGCCTCCTGCGCGACGAGCGGGACCCGAACACGATCGTCGGTCTGCTCCTGAACGCCTTCACCCTCTATTACGGCGTTCTCCTCGCGCTGCTCTCGATCGCGGTTTTCGACAATTACGGTAAGGCGGAGGATGCGGTCGGGCGGGAGGCGTCCAGCGTCATCGCCCTCTACCGCACCTTCAGCGGCTATCCGGAACCCCTCCGTACCGCCCTGTCGGACAATCTTCGCCAATATGTGGACGAGGAAACCGGCCCGGGCTGGTCGTTCCAGCGCAGCAACCAGGCATCGACCCGTGGAACGCTGCTGGTGGACCAGCTGAGTCGCCAACTCATGGCCTTCAGGCCCAATCGGGATGCGGGCGAGGACCTGATCCATCAGGCCGCCCTGCGGATCTTTGAGGACTTCATCGAGCAGCGCCGCCTGCGCATCCAGGCGGCCGGGACCAGCGTGCCCAAAGTGATCTGGTCGGTCGTCCTGGCGGGCGCCGCCCTGAACGTCTTCATCCTCTGGCTGTTCGACCTGAAGCGGACGACGCATTTCCTGCTGGGAGGCGTCCTCATGATCTTCGTCGGGCTGGTCGTCTACATGGTGGGCGTCCTCGACCGGCCGTTCCATGGCGCGCATGGGCTCAAGCCCGACGACCTCCTCCACGCCCGCCAGCAGATGAATCCGAGACCGTGA
- a CDS encoding asparaginase: MNNPFLVEVTRGNLVESRHRGSVSVVDSEGATVLSIGDVDRRVFPRSAVKALQAMPLVESGIADKYGLTDEEIALACASHSGEPEHVATAKAMLAKAGQDAGCLECGVHWPMGEAANRALAASGGTPSALHNNCSGKHAGFVCLACGQGQNPKGYVLADHPVQRSVREALEEITGACHTVEKSGIDGCSIPTYAIPLPSLAFGFARFGTGSGLPGDGRAASAWIRRAVARHPFMVAGTGRFDTRLMELLGERAFVKVGAEGVYCASFPDLGYGVALKAEDGNSRAAEAMMAGLVLRFLNLDTGERRAVEELAQPVLKNWNGIEVGRIRLASEVLGAI, translated from the coding sequence ATGAACAATCCTTTTCTTGTCGAGGTCACCCGCGGGAACCTGGTCGAGTCGCGCCACAGGGGCAGCGTCTCGGTGGTGGATTCCGAAGGGGCCACAGTTCTGTCGATTGGCGATGTCGACAGGCGCGTTTTTCCGCGCTCCGCCGTGAAAGCGCTTCAGGCGATGCCGCTGGTCGAGAGCGGCATTGCGGACAAATACGGGCTGACCGACGAAGAGATCGCGCTGGCCTGCGCGTCCCATTCGGGCGAGCCCGAGCATGTGGCGACCGCCAAGGCCATGCTGGCCAAGGCCGGGCAGGATGCCGGCTGCCTGGAATGCGGCGTGCACTGGCCCATGGGTGAGGCGGCGAACCGGGCGCTCGCCGCCTCGGGCGGCACTCCGAGCGCGCTCCACAACAACTGCTCTGGCAAGCATGCGGGCTTCGTCTGCCTGGCTTGCGGTCAGGGGCAGAACCCGAAGGGCTACGTGCTGGCGGACCACCCGGTGCAGCGCAGCGTGCGCGAAGCCCTGGAGGAGATCACCGGCGCCTGCCACACGGTCGAGAAGAGCGGCATCGACGGCTGCTCGATCCCTACCTATGCGATCCCGCTGCCCTCGCTCGCGTTCGGCTTCGCCCGGTTCGGCACCGGGAGTGGCCTTCCGGGTGATGGAAGAGCCGCCTCCGCTTGGATCCGCCGGGCCGTGGCACGCCACCCCTTCATGGTCGCCGGCACGGGCCGCTTCGACACCAGGCTGATGGAGCTTCTCGGCGAGCGCGCCTTCGTGAAGGTCGGGGCCGAGGGCGTCTATTGCGCGTCCTTTCCCGACCTCGGCTACGGAGTTGCCCTGAAGGCCGAGGACGGCAACAGCCGCGCGGCCGAGGCCATGATGGCCGGTCTCGTGCTGCGCTTCCTCAACCTGGACACCGGGGAGCGCCGGGCCGTCGAGGAGCTGGCTCAGCCCGTGCTCAAGAACTGGAACGGGATCGAGGTCGGGCGGATCCGCCTGGCCTCCGAGGTCCTGGGAGCGATCTAA
- a CDS encoding UDP-glucose dehydrogenase family protein, with product MRVAMIGAGYVGLVSGACFADFGHEVCCVDKEPAKIEALNRGAIPIFEPGLDDLVAKNVREDRLTFTTDLAQAVKSAQAVFIAVGTPSRRGDGHADLSYVYQAARDIAAAMDGYTVVVTKSTVPVGTGDEVERIIRETRPEAEFAVVSNPEFLREGAAIADFKRPDRIVVGTEDERAKDVMTELYRPLYLNQSPLLSMSRRTAELTKYAANAFLATKITFINEIADLCEQVGANVQDVARGIGLDNRIGAKFLHAGPGYGGSCFPKDTLALIKTAQDHEAPMRIVETVAAVNSQRKRAMGRKVIAACGGSVRGKTVAVLGLTFKPNTDDMRDAPSIDVITALQDAGARVKAYDPEGMEAARSVLTDVAYARDAYDCARGADALVLVTEWDTFRALDLSRLKATLAAPVVVDLRNVYRPEEMRRHGFTYVSIGRL from the coding sequence ATGCGTGTTGCGATGATCGGAGCGGGCTATGTGGGGCTGGTGTCGGGCGCCTGCTTTGCTGATTTCGGGCACGAGGTCTGCTGCGTCGACAAGGAGCCGGCCAAGATCGAGGCGCTCAACCGGGGCGCGATCCCGATCTTCGAGCCGGGCCTGGACGATCTCGTGGCCAAGAACGTGCGCGAGGACCGCCTGACCTTCACCACCGATCTGGCGCAGGCCGTCAAGAGCGCACAGGCCGTGTTCATCGCGGTCGGCACCCCGTCCCGGCGCGGCGACGGCCATGCGGACCTGTCCTATGTCTACCAGGCCGCCCGCGACATCGCGGCCGCCATGGACGGCTACACCGTGGTGGTGACCAAATCGACCGTGCCGGTGGGCACCGGCGACGAGGTCGAGCGCATCATCCGCGAGACCCGGCCCGAGGCCGAGTTCGCCGTGGTGTCGAACCCGGAGTTCCTGCGCGAAGGTGCAGCGATCGCCGATTTCAAGCGCCCGGACCGCATCGTGGTGGGCACCGAGGACGAGCGCGCCAAGGACGTGATGACCGAGCTCTACCGCCCGCTCTACCTCAACCAGTCTCCCCTGCTCAGCATGTCCCGGCGCACGGCCGAGCTGACCAAGTATGCCGCCAACGCGTTCCTGGCCACCAAGATCACCTTCATCAACGAGATCGCCGATCTGTGCGAGCAGGTGGGCGCCAACGTGCAGGACGTGGCCCGCGGCATCGGCCTCGACAACCGGATCGGGGCGAAGTTCCTTCATGCCGGCCCGGGCTATGGCGGCTCGTGCTTTCCCAAGGACACGCTGGCCCTGATCAAGACCGCGCAGGACCACGAGGCGCCGATGCGCATCGTCGAGACGGTGGCGGCGGTCAACAGCCAGCGCAAGCGCGCCATGGGCCGCAAGGTGATCGCCGCCTGCGGCGGCTCGGTGCGCGGCAAGACCGTGGCGGTGCTCGGCCTGACCTTCAAGCCCAACACCGACGACATGCGCGATGCGCCCTCCATCGACGTGATCACGGCGCTGCAGGACGCCGGGGCCCGGGTGAAAGCCTATGATCCGGAAGGCATGGAGGCGGCCCGGTCGGTGCTGACCGACGTGGCCTATGCCCGGGATGCCTACGATTGCGCCCGCGGGGCCGACGCCCTGGTGCTGGTGACCGAATGGGACACGTTCCGGGCCCTGGACCTGTCGCGCCTGAAGGCGACGCTGGCCGCCCCGGTGGTGGTGGACCTGCGCAACGTCTACCGCCCCGAGGAGATGCGCCGCCACGGCTTCACCTATGTCAGCATCGGACGCCTCTGA
- a CDS encoding Lrp/AsnC ligand binding domain-containing protein — MQTFFVEIKCKLGKTYAVANALADREIASEIYSTAGNYDILAKFHVDDGVDIGHFIAENVQVIPEIADTHTIITFKAF, encoded by the coding sequence ATGCAGACCTTCTTCGTCGAGATCAAATGCAAGCTCGGCAAGACCTACGCGGTCGCCAATGCCCTCGCCGACCGGGAAATCGCGTCGGAGATCTACTCGACGGCGGGCAATTACGACATTCTCGCTAAGTTCCATGTGGATGACGGGGTCGATATCGGCCATTTCATCGCGGAGAACGTGCAGGTCATCCCGGAGATCGCCGACACGCATACGATCATCACGTTCAAGGCGTTCTGA
- a CDS encoding DUF924 family protein: MASHTDWREVYDFWFPVDLSEADVAAHWQMLAWWMRGGANAELHRFAPLVRAARAGELDRWRSTPLGRLCLIIVLDQFPRGLFAGAPDAYSSDPETVRLAEEGFDNGHYDALTSPYERFFYFLPLAHAEGPDHLERMRRIVAISEQALDEAPEHLKPVWQFSLSQARANFDIIARFGRFPHRNPVLGRHSTPEELTYLAKGDFVHTRSLPASASSAISAVG, translated from the coding sequence ATGGCATCTCATACGGACTGGCGCGAGGTCTACGACTTCTGGTTTCCTGTCGACCTCTCGGAGGCCGACGTCGCGGCGCACTGGCAGATGCTGGCCTGGTGGATGCGCGGCGGAGCCAATGCGGAGCTGCATCGGTTCGCCCCCCTGGTGCGTGCGGCCAGGGCCGGCGAACTCGACCGCTGGCGATCCACGCCGCTCGGTCGGCTGTGCCTGATCATCGTGCTCGACCAGTTCCCACGCGGCCTCTTCGCCGGCGCGCCGGACGCCTATTCCTCCGATCCGGAGACGGTGAGGTTGGCCGAGGAAGGGTTCGATAACGGGCACTACGACGCCCTGACGAGCCCTTACGAAAGGTTCTTCTATTTCCTTCCGCTGGCCCATGCGGAAGGTCCGGACCATCTGGAGCGGATGAGGCGCATCGTGGCCATCTCGGAACAGGCCCTCGACGAGGCTCCGGAGCACCTCAAGCCGGTCTGGCAGTTCTCCCTCAGCCAGGCCCGGGCCAATTTCGACATCATCGCCCGTTTCGGCCGCTTCCCGCACCGGAATCCAGTCCTCGGACGCCACTCGACCCCCGAGGAACTGACCTACCTGGCCAAGGGCGATTTCGTTCACACGCGCTCGCTGCCGGCCTCCGCGTCGTCGGCCATCAGCGCGGTCGGATGA
- a CDS encoding transglycosylase SLT domain-containing protein, translating to MSNARTLLCAVPQPVADVRKSGHRRFIHLTLAAGLMLGLQGLAAGPAAVATLPSALLARPVAAPAEQPLTTGSLITASMDFTPKLLKEPGLFKAILEGAFTFKKPHAVKPAPQELADETAGDPDELIPFNGRTVPRWLVHSILKAAHATGVDPVYMMTLADVESSLSPEAKAPTSSAQGLFQFIDSTWIETIYAHAADYGFGAAADAISYVNGELEVSPKHREWIMSLRTDPYFSALMAGELIKDVERALQAEGERELAEAELYLAHFLGASSAVRFLEVLDQDPNMKASKLFPRAAKANAGLFTEGKGRKRRSVSVAELYNKIDSKIVRRLDRYEGIGPYLAEISRQTERTEVSADASPLVQ from the coding sequence ATGAGTAACGCGAGAACGCTGCTGTGCGCGGTTCCGCAGCCTGTTGCGGATGTGCGCAAGTCCGGACATCGCCGCTTCATTCACCTCACCTTGGCCGCGGGCCTGATGCTGGGCCTTCAGGGCTTGGCAGCCGGACCCGCGGCCGTCGCCACCCTCCCGAGCGCCCTTCTGGCAAGACCCGTCGCGGCCCCGGCCGAGCAGCCGCTCACCACCGGCTCGCTCATCACCGCGTCAATGGACTTCACCCCGAAGCTCCTGAAGGAGCCGGGCCTCTTCAAGGCGATCCTCGAGGGTGCGTTCACGTTCAAGAAACCCCACGCGGTCAAGCCGGCGCCGCAGGAACTGGCGGACGAGACAGCAGGCGATCCGGATGAGCTGATCCCCTTCAACGGTCGCACCGTGCCGCGCTGGCTCGTGCATTCCATCCTGAAGGCCGCTCATGCGACGGGGGTCGACCCGGTCTACATGATGACCCTGGCGGATGTGGAATCGAGCCTCTCTCCCGAGGCCAAGGCGCCGACGTCGTCCGCCCAAGGGCTGTTCCAGTTTATCGACAGCACCTGGATCGAGACCATCTACGCCCATGCGGCCGATTACGGGTTCGGGGCCGCTGCGGACGCGATCAGCTACGTCAACGGTGAGCTGGAGGTGAGTCCGAAGCACCGGGAGTGGATCATGAGCCTGCGCACGGATCCATATTTCTCGGCCCTCATGGCCGGCGAGCTGATCAAGGACGTGGAGCGGGCGTTGCAGGCGGAAGGCGAGCGGGAGCTGGCCGAGGCGGAGCTCTATCTGGCCCATTTCCTGGGCGCCTCCAGCGCCGTGCGCTTCCTCGAGGTCCTCGACCAGGACCCGAACATGAAGGCCTCCAAGCTGTTCCCGAGGGCCGCGAAGGCCAATGCCGGGCTGTTCACGGAAGGCAAGGGGCGCAAGCGCCGTTCGGTCAGCGTGGCGGAGCTCTACAACAAGATCGATTCGAAGATCGTCCGCCGCCTCGACCGCTACGAGGGCATCGGCCCCTATCTGGCCGAAATCTCCCGTCAGACCGAGCGCACCGAGGTGTCGGCCGACGCATCGCCGCTCGTGCAGTAA
- a CDS encoding Crp/Fnr family transcriptional regulator encodes MTLETEVQSLRQVPMFRDVDPARLKLLAFTSERVQFSNGQRFFSQGDPSDAAYVILDGRASVLLNTPGGDIQVAELGSNALVGEMGILSDTPRSATIMAAEPTTALRIDKRVFLELLAQFPQMSLAIMRELAKRLERTNAQLVAQSS; translated from the coding sequence ATGACGCTTGAGACAGAGGTTCAGTCCTTGCGGCAGGTGCCCATGTTTCGAGATGTGGATCCGGCCCGCCTGAAGCTCCTCGCCTTCACGAGCGAGCGGGTGCAGTTCTCCAACGGGCAGCGCTTCTTCTCCCAGGGCGATCCGTCCGACGCCGCCTATGTGATCCTCGACGGCCGGGCGAGTGTCCTGCTCAACACGCCCGGTGGCGACATCCAGGTGGCCGAACTCGGGAGCAACGCCCTGGTGGGTGAGATGGGTATCCTGTCGGACACGCCGCGCTCCGCCACGATCATGGCGGCCGAGCCGACCACGGCCCTGCGAATCGACAAGCGCGTCTTCCTCGAGCTTCTGGCCCAGTTCCCGCAGATGTCCCTGGCGATCATGCGGGAGCTGGCGAAGCGCCTCGAGCGGACGAACGCGCAGCTTGTCGCGCAGTCATCCTAA